A stretch of DNA from Dioscorea cayenensis subsp. rotundata cultivar TDr96_F1 chromosome 4, TDr96_F1_v2_PseudoChromosome.rev07_lg8_w22 25.fasta, whole genome shotgun sequence:
tcgctcggactttggacactccgACTCGACCCTAGGTATAGCGAAACAAGTGTGCGTACGTTCGAGATGCTCGCGGCGGTTGCGTATAGCCGCGCATCGACTTGAACACGCAAaagcgtacaacattaaaaaggttaaacaacacacgtTCATGACGACTAGTGTAATCGATGTGTCGTGGTGGGACTTAAGCAGCGATCCACGATGGTTAAACACGAGCGTAGCTGGGTTATGCTGGCTGGCGTCATTTTCTTAAAGCGTTAGAGagaaagtctcaagtggtaaAATGTCagcccgtcttaaaggatgtttagTGTCTCCCTCCTCAGAGAATCCTCGCCAATCACGtgatacgtgaaaactttcttttcttacccNNNNNNNNNNNNNNNNNNNNNNNNNNNNNNNNNNNNNNNNNNNNNNNNNNNNNNNNNNNNNNNNNNNNNNNNNNNNNNNNNNNNNNNNNNNNNNNNNNNNNNNNNNNNNNNNNNNNNNNNNNNNNNNNNNNNNNNNNNNNNNNNNNNNNNNNNNNNNNNNNNNNNNNNNNNNNNNNNNNNNNNNNNNNNNNNNNNNNNNNNNNNNNNNNNNNNNNNNNNNNNNNNNNNNNNNNNNNNNNNNNNNNNNNNNNNNNNNNNNNNNNNNNNNNNNNNNNNNNNNNNNNNNNNNNNNNNNNNNNNNNNNNNNNNNNNNNNNNNNNNNNNNNNNNNNNNNNNNNNNNNNNNNNNNNNNNNNNNNNNNNNNNNNNNNNNNNNNNNNNNNNNNNNNNNNNNNNNNNNNNNNNNNNNNNNNNNNNNNNNNNNNNNNNNNNNNNNNNNNNNNNNNNNNNNNNNNNNNNNNNNNNNNNNNNNNNNNNNNNNNNNNNNNNNNNNNNNNNNNNNNNNNNNNNNNNNNNNNNNNNNNNNNNNNNNNNNNNNNNNNNNNNNNNNNNNNNNNNNNNNNNNNNNNNNNNNNNNNNNNNNNNNNNNNNNNNNNNNNNNNNNNNNNNNNNNNNNNNNNNNNNNNNNNNNNNNNNNNNNNNNNNNNNNNNNNNNNNNNNNNNNNNNNNNNNNNNNNNNNNNNNNNNNNNNNNNNNNNNNNNNNNNNNNNNNNNNNNNNNNNNNNNNNNNNNNNNNNNNNNNNNNNNNNNNNNNNNNNNNNNNNNNNNNNNNNNNNNNNNNNNNNNNNNNNNNNNNNNNNNNNNNNNNNNNNNNNNNNNNNNNNNNNNNNNNNNNNNNNNNNNNNNNNNNNNNNNNNNNNNNNNNNNNNNNNNNNNNNNNNNNNNNNNNNNNNNNNNNNNNNNNNNNNNNNNNNNNNNNNNNNNNNNNNNNNNNNNNNNNNNNNNNNNNNNNNNNNNNNNNNNNNNNNNNNNNNNNNNNNNNNNNNNNNNNNNNNNNNNNNATTATAGTTATAGATTTTATATTATCAGCCAGGCTGGGCGGATCCTCATGGGAGTGAGCTGTGAGATTTTCTCTGGGCGGAATTTTAACCGGGAATCTGGAGAGATGTGGGACGGACGGGATCTCATTCCCGCCTCCACTCTAATGCACCGTGATTCCTAGTAAACCCGTGTTCTGAGTCTCGTCACTTGTGTAAACATCAAGCAGcatttattatttccttttccaaaattaccccaaGACTCTCATTGAAACTCTCTTTGACttgaatatgagagaaaaatatgaatatataaattaggagtaattttaaaaaaataactaattttttattaaattatgtgaaataactaacttttttggtatataaaatttgattactcacgatagataaaaaagaacggacggagtaataacaataacaacaataatagtaaCAATTCTTCTTCCGTcctctttttgtattttattctcatatattttaatctatTGATGATTCTTTCTAAATAtacttttcacatttttttaataaacaaatgcGTGAATATTCCCTgcattttcccaaaaaaaaaaagtaattgcATACTTTAacctttcttaaaaaaattaattaaattatacaaaacatACAAAGAATGATACAACTCATGCATCTCTTCTCAGATTCTCTCTGCGGAACAAGACTTcacaccaatatatatatatatatatatatatttcacttgCTATATCGTCTTCTTACTGCATTCGAAATCCCTGAAAAGACGATGAGAGAATTCTGAACAGTCCGTCCGGGTTGTCGGCTTGAACCTGAAATCGGCCAGTTTAAACATAGCTATTAAACATAAACCTTATCGGTTTGCCACGATCACACAATGTGGCAGATCAAAAGAAATCAATCGAATGTCTCAGTAAGAAGCCGGTCATCGACCAGTGATTTGAGTATGTTTATCTAAGGAACAATACGATAATGAGCAAATATGAGTAATCCGAGTAACATACCCAGTGTCCTGCATCTTCGAGTACGTGCATTTCTACCCCGGCTCCCTCATCAGCAGCCAACTCCTCTGCAGAATGAATACGCTGGATATCTTCGAGAGCCCATCTGTGTAAGCTTCTCTCTGCTTTCAAGAAATTCACATGAACACCGCGAGGCACGTCATCCACAATTTTCCTGCGTATTTTGAAAGGTGCAACTGAATCTATGTATATGATATAAATCTaaacaaaagtaatgcttaatgatGATTACCATAGATTTGTTTCTTCGTAAGACTTGAACATCTCAGAGATACCTTCGAGATCAAATATCCAAGAAAATTCTGTTGTCGGTGAAGCTTGAGAGCTAACTGGACGCAAATTTGTCACCACCCACTTCAAGAAAGTTATAAAATGTGTCAGATTGTAATATAGGAATCAAAGTAAATGCTTATGGTGTTCAGCTAATTTCTGAAAATTACAATTAATGAGGATAGAAAACCTTGATTTAGTAAAGATTAATCTTCAATTTGATGCATATCCAAAAAGCAAATGACATTAAATCATACATTTGTATTGTTAAAGGCTATCAATGTACCTTAGCTACATCAGTAGAGAATCCAGCTTGCTCAAGAGCTTGCACAACTTCCTTCTTTGAAGAAACCTGTCACAGAAAATGAATATCAGATAATAACTGTAACaagattttaaatttgataagcCTGAATGATGGTTGATCATATGCCCTTCCATTATTGCTCTTATATAAAGGAAGTATCTCACATTCCAGACATCATTCACACAGTTCAGTTTTAAATAAGAATTGACACTCTGGAAAATAAATCAACAAGGAAACATGCCTGCTCTGGCATTCGACTcaagaaatcaatcaattcagCAGGGTGATCTTCACCATCTCCACCAGCATGGACTTTTCCTGGGGTGGAATCAAGAACCCATACCTTCAGGAAGAAACAACAACAGTAAAGATTATAAATTCCATGTATTTATCATGGGAATAAAAACGACAATAATAACTTCCTTCAAGAAGGAGATTTGAAACAGGCACCCTTTACTATTGTGACAGAATCTAGGCACATTGCAGAATTGGTAAAATACAATAGGTTGCCAGCTAAGGAAGAGTTTCTGTTTGTTTAACTGATGCTcatataataacaattttattcTTACCCTAACAGGTCGTGCAAGAGGCTTTGCTGCTTGGTCCACCATGCTCAAGGCCACTTAAAAATGCACAAGATAACAGTTAGAAAACAAGAGCATTACGTCACAGAAGATCAAAAATATTGGATAATCAGGCTAGTGATTCATCTAGAAACTACCTTTGCCACCAAAACTGTGGCCAACTAAAACTCGAGGTGTTACTCTAAGTTGAGCAACCTGTGCCACCAAAAAGAATTCAATGTTCAAACACCAATAATTCAAGATATAAAGgagcacattaaaaaaataaatcagctAGAGAGAAGATGTTTTCTATGATCTCAAGtagaatatatatgtgtattatCAAAAATGAGAAAAGGGTGCCACAAAGTAGGTAGAAAAAACATACAAGCTTTAGCACATCACGAGCTGCTGAAGCAACAGTATGTGGACCACGCTTCTTTATTTTTGCAGAATCACCATGACAACGCAAATCAACTAACAGAAACTGCATGATCAGAACATAGTTTGTGAGCATGATAAACCAAAGTGATAGACAAGGACATTAAAAATATTGGCTAAATATCTGTGACTTTGTTTCCATATAGAGTACCATCCAGCTTAGCACAGACACAAGCACAAGAGAATAATGAGATTATGAAGTACTAAGAAGTAGAACCTGCCACATTGGAAATTCTTGGGCCAACCGCTTTGCAAAAGATCCTGAAAAGACATTAAATTACTAACAATCAGAATTAGAATGTAGTAGCAAGAaaagtaaaagtaaaagaaatcacatttctgtGCACAATGATGTTCATAGTTGATGTTTCATATCCCCTGGAAAAAACATTGGAAATAACTTCTTCAAACATTATTTGAAGATCAAAATGGGCTAATAGTACAGAGGCAAGCCAGCTCGAAACACATCATATATAGCACAAACAACCTTCTTTATCAAACCGCAATATAGAAGTTCATCAAAATCATTCACATAGCAATGATAAGAGCATTATTGAGAGTCCAACATTTAAATCGAATGCTAAGCGGAAGAGATACAGAGCCAAGAAAGACAAAACACACAGAGAAACAGAATTACCAACATGATGGCTACAATAAGATGAAAATAAGaaccatataatatttttctaatcaCACTTGtgcaatataatatttttctagtCATATTAGGAAAGGTAATCGAGTTAAGCTTGGATTCATAATAGGCATGTAAATGAAGACTACTTCATAcgcttttcatttttcttgcaGGCACTTGATATTGTGGTTGCAAAAACTAAGAGGTGAGATGATAAGAAGTTATTAGCAAGAGACATCTCAAAGAGTACAGGTGCATCATGAGTGGCCACCTGTCAATATTGCCTCAAAATGACTTTCATGAAAGACCGGAGACACTACAAGCCATCAATATACCATCAATTTAATATGTACAGAATTAAGAAATAAGATAATGAAAAGACAGCTAAGAGCATCAAAACCCGTTGACAATAGTATGAAGAAAAGGGGAGCAAAAAGCATTGTTACCCCAATTCTTCCTGCCACCTAGAATTCCATGCAGGAGAACTGCAGTTGGTGGATCAGGGACCGATTTATCCATAAAAGAATTCCATCTAACCTGCCACATTGCAATGatacatataaataacaaaaccaTATATCCATTTTGATCAATGACAACACaacaatgcaattttatttcataaaattgtCCTCAAATCAAGGTCTGGGGTTCAAGTGCTCACACCAATCCACACTACCTTCAAGTGAAGGTTGAGGTCACAAAAACCATATCTAATTAATCAAAAATCATATGCAAAAAGACTTGGCAGTGAAGTGGTAAAAGTTCAATtgcacaaaatgaaaatggcaTAACTTACAAGACTTCCTTGAATAAGGTCATAAGCCTGCAAAAGATTGAGAAAGGTATCAGATTATATCAAAGTCCATGGCCTTGAAATTAAAAGCCATGAATCTTAAACTCAACAATGTCAAAGTCATAATTACCAGCACACCACTAACTCGGGCAACATCTTCCTCAACACCAACTCTATCATGTACCAGAGTCATACGAGTACAAAATCTTAGCACAGATGAAGATGATCTCCTCGGATTACTCAAAGATAACCGACCAAGATGGTATGCCCCATcctaaaaagaacaaaaagaatcaTCATGTAAGCATTATATGAGGCCCTTACAATAACtattgaaatcaataataagATACACAAAATATTGAACCaacttcacaacaacaaaacTCCAAAGCTGTAAGCAAATGCAAGTAGGGAGGAAGCTAACTGCATTTGAATTAATGTGGATGGAAAACCCTCGCATGTCACAGCCAATGCTAAACCAATATATACCAAAATGCAAGTCACTTCAGCCAATTCTAAATTCATGGCAAATCGACAACCTAATTATACTTTAAAACCCAAGAAGATCATTACAACATTTGAAACATTCCCAAATTTCCAGCATACTATGAAAATTCCTCCATAGAATATCAAAAGGTGCAAGGAAAAATCAGATCATTACGACAAAAATCAGTCAAATTCGGACATTTTGAGAGAAGAACAGAACAAGAACCGAAGAAACCACAAATGCTGAAAAATTACAgacaaaagaaggaaaaagatcGCAGCTTTGGAATCAAAACAAATCCGGATCTCACCTCACGACGTCTGAGAGCCCTAATCACAGGCCTCCGATCCAGGCGCACACATCTTGGACCATCAGCGACAAAGCCCGGCCACTGGCGCGTCGCAGCTAGATGCGAGGCCCCAGCCATGAAGATCCAAGAAGCCACAAAGGAATCAGGGCTTTCAAGCAACAAATGGcagaaaaaaacaagatttcATCGAGTTGTGGTGATGTAAATCTTGAGGCGGAGAAAGCGAGGAAGATCGGGTGGGCGCTCAATAGCGCTAATGTGGCGCCGCAGCTGCGAACGCCTCGGCGATTTCGTGGACCTCTTTGGGGTGCGGCGCGGTGCGTGGTCTCCTGCGGATGTATGTATACGCGTGGTCGTAGATGCACGGCGCGCTCTCAGCGGCATTTTGTCAAACACTTGAATTGCAATCATGGACCACCTCCAAAAATGCCTTTTTCTTGCAAAAGCTAACCAAATTTctctaattattaatatttattaatgtcaccttcttttattttatttatctaaatttcaTGCTTAATTACTTGTGAAAAgttggttaaaattagttaacaatataaaattaataaaaattttattaatttttcaaaattaagcttatttaaaatatgctaaaaaaaatatgtagttGAATATAGTTTATTGGAAGttatagaaatatattaaaaatgagggctaaatttaaaaaaaataatatttaatgttttacaAATTTCTAAatgaacaagtaaaaaaaaaacctaaaatgaGTAGGGGACAAGTAAAAAGAATTAGAGAGAGTattattcaataataaatacatatattttcatAAGTTAAATCGCAACTTCTTAACTGGTGTGAGGTGAGTTACTGAAGAGATTTATTGGTACAAacaattgttcttttttttttaaatgtgaaatGTACAATTAGGGGCGTGCGCACATGAGTAATATTTGACTGTGCATGGGTCTTCATTTGTCTGACTTTGGAATTGAATTACAAACTTATACCACAAACCAGATATCCTTAGCACTGCTATGTTCAACACATTTTGAATCTGTATAATGAGCATTTTACAAACCAAGTTTTTTGTAATAAAGCCAATGGTACCGGATCAAAAGCCTTCGATAATTTTTCCTGGTACATAGATgataaataaactataatatttatgtatatattgagAGGGTTTCACTTGTCATTTTTTCAAGATTAACCTCATAACTTAAAGTCTCCCTtctattttacaaatatttattacatgTAAATTGTGAGCTTATTCcttattgtttaataaaattcaatttttttaaaaaaaattatataagtaatatcaattataaaaaaaaaaaattgctagttgacaagtaaaaaacgcattattaaatcaaaatcataaaacataGCCAAATGTATGACTCTTGAATGAATCTTTGTCCATTTCTTGTTGCTTTGATCCTTGCCGGCCAAATAGGATTTCAtaatgttgtatatatatatatatatgttcaacttATACATATGTCAATGCAACCTCTCCAAAGCACTGCATTATCATTTTGGGTGTTGTTTGAGCTTGATAAGATGAGCTCCGGCCGGCCAAGGATCCCTGGAGTCCCGGCGAGTGGCCGGAGGGATCGAGACGAAGATTTACTATTGTTCAAAGAGATGTTCAAAAGGGAGCGAGAACGTACTGTGAGTCTTCTTCAACCTGTTTCTGATGAGTTTGAGCCTTCACAAGCTGGTGaggttaatttaatttattttgattattatttatttatttattaaaatataaaaataaataaattaaagcaaTATTGTAAAAATCCAATCCCCGTGTTAGCTAGGTGAAAACGCACAAGTGGACTATTATTACTCTTGTGCATATGTCTCTGAGTGTATATGTGTTTGTTGCtgctattaaaataaaaaaaaaaattaaaaatataaatattatttgtttaataatcaattatttcaaTGCAGGAAATCTTCACTTATACAAAATTCCTTCAAGTAAAAAAGGAGCTGACACAGAAGAGAAAAATGATTATGAttggtaattaatttattttatataattgtttctctctctctctatatatatatattcattattctaattttttttctaataatttgtaaataattatttcatatagGTTAAAAACACCACCGGCAACCCCTCTATTTCCATCACTAGAGTTGGAGGCTAATGAAAACTTGGCAAACATGGTTGTTCATAAGGAACTCCCCATCCTTCAACCCATCAAACCTTCAagggtatttatttatttttttttaaaaaaaaattacatagcTAATAATTagtttgttataattttattttattttttttaaagagtagAAGGTGACAatgttttgattatatatatttatatataaatgatacaGTTTTCAAGCAAGAATGAAGTAATAAAACCAACTCAGCGATCAAAATCACCGAGTTCTAGTTCCGTGTCATCTTCCCGCTCAGTGACACCAAGATTAAGGCCTAACTCGATGGCTAATGGAAAGAAGATGACGATGACAATGACGATACCGATACCGATGCCGATGCCGATGCCGATGCCGATGAATTCAACATCTTCTACTCATAATATCAACCAATCAAGAACTAATAAATCCATAAATTCCTCTTCTATTCCTTCCACCCCAATGAACATCAAAGAAGTTCCTACTACTAAGTCTCGGTGTGCTACAACACTtccagaaaaaataaaagtgaaacaAAGCATGAATAGAAGGTTATCATGCTCACCGAAAATGATAAGAGGAATCACAAATGAATATGACGAAGCCAATGTGAAAGTTCGGAAAATGAGTGTTTctgaaaagaataataatgtCTTGGCGGTAGTTGAAAGTAAAATGGTTGATAGGGGTAAATCCATAAATTCCCCATCTATTCCTTCCACCCCAATGAACATCAAAGAAGTTCCTACTGAGTCTTGGCATACTACAACACTTGCAGGAAAAACAAAGGTGAAACAAAACATGAATAGAAGATTATCATGCTCACCAAAAATGATAAGAGGAATCAAGAGTGagtctaatgaaaataatatggAATTTTGGAAAATAAGTATTCAAGAAAAGAACAATAATGGCTCAATGGTAGTTGGGAGTAAAATGGTTGATAGGATGTTGAATGCAAGAAGGATCACAGATTTAAATGGTGAGAAGAAAACAATGATCAAGGCTCAAGATGATGTCAAATTTGGGAGGATCAAAGCGGAGGCTTCACTTGATAAAACTTTCGAAAAtttggtatgtatatatatatatatatatttgacaatatGGACAAACCAcctatacatatttttattattaaacattaaccATGCATTGGAAGGGAGTAAAACCTCAATCTCCTACGTCAAATATTTTAACCACTTAGCTATTGTGACACTAGCATGTATATATCTTGATTTAGCTTAAATATTTAGGGTGAATCAAGTTTtcccaatttatttatttgcttcttGTTTTTCAGGATGAGAAGAGAAGTCAAGGAATGAGGAGCTGCAATTTGGTTGAGGCTAGAACAACAAAGCAtagattcaatgttgaaaacaGGACTCAATTGTTAAAGAAAAAAGTTGATGATAAGAGGAATAAATTTGTGATGAGTTGAATGCAAAACCATCCTTTTTAttagattaaaattaaaattattattattattattgtgtttaaagagttttttttttttaataatagacgacaagtgcccttttttatatgaatataaacagtaccaaaCAGTACTAGAACCCGGATGTactatgagaataatataagaatcccAGATGAacagtatataaataaatagtacgGTAAACAATACTGTCCGgagagggatttgaacccatgacctctccttatactttggtgttataccattgggctatccaatggttaaCATTTAAAgagtatttttatcttttgagtggataattaatttcaaatccaATTTTATGGAATTCTTTGAGAAGGTATAGTGGTTGcaataataactaaataaataaataaattatttgttttaaatttaaaaaatagaaaaaggaggaaaaaaaaaaagaaagaaagaatagcTCTTATCCAAAACCTCAACCATTTTAATCCCAAAATTTTCGACcaacctcaaaaccctagcccaaaATTTCTCCAAATCTCTCATGAATTCTCTCCAAAACCCTCAATTTCTTGGAATCCTAAACATTTCTCCTCCTCCCAAGCTCCCAAATCCCAGAAAGTCCTTCCCTTTCGTTAATCCAATCTCTGGCCGTCTCACAGATCCTTCAAGTTCCCATATCTCTCTCAAAACCTTcatctttcctttcctttccacCCCTCTTCCTTCATTTGCAGCTGAAGTGGATGAATCCAGTGGGAAGATCAACATAGAGTCCATTCTCATCTCCATTGATGATTTCTTCAATAGGTATCCATTCTTTGTTGCTGGAGTTACTTTCATTTGGCTTGTTGCTATACCTTTGTTTCAAGAGTATGTCCTGAGGAAATGCAAGCCCATTATGGCCATTGATGCATATCGAAAATTCCGAGACTTGCCGAATTCTCAGTTGCTGGATATCAGAAAAAAGAAGAGCTTTATGTTTATGGATTCCCCAAATTTGAGTATTTTCAGTAAGAATACAGTTTGGATGGAGTTTGATGAAGAGAATGAGGATTTGTTTGTCAAAGAAGTATTAAAGATATTCGAAGATCCTGGGAACACTGTTCTCTGTGTTCTTGACAAGTGAGCAATTACTTCTGATCttataattgttttctttgtttttatatttagtttgtGATTTGTCTAAGTTTGTATTATAGCTTTGaagatttattgatttatataatgcATGCATTAGGAAAGAAATATCTCACTGAATGAATGAATGTTAGTATGAGCTGAGATTCGAACTGTGAATAAACATGTCTCTTTTGACTAGgaatatatttagaaatattGTTGCTTTAATGTTACAATCATCCTGTTCTCTTGTTAAGTATTTCCTCTGTTGTGGAAGGTAGCTTTGATGGTAATTCTCTTAAGGTAGCCGAATTACTATTCAAGAATGGCTTTAAAGAAGCATATGCAATTGAAGGTGGCCTCCGGGGCAAGGATGGATGGGAGGTTAGTCCTTTGAGCTTGTCAGAAATTTGTAGTTTtgttagattatatatatatatatatatatttgctctGTTTTGAGGTATTGCATGCTTATTGCGGTCAGGCCGTGTGGGTGGGCAGCCGATTGTTTGCACTCTTGGTTCAAATTGCTAAGATTATTCACATGAGTAGTGTACTAGATTTATTGTGGTTCAAACTATATAACTTTGTCTTTCGAATAATGAAACATGATGGTCATTGTTCCTAGAACATTTGTTTGTCGTAGGAGATTCAAGAGGACCTCCTTCCACCGTCTGTGCGTGTTTATccgagaaagaagaagaagagcaagaagTTGAGCCAATCCAATCTTAATAGTCTAGTGAAAGACGAGAAAGCCAGTGACAATGATCAAGCACTGAGCAACAATACTGAAAATGGATATGTTAGTACCATGAATGAAGTTCCTCCACAAGAAACATCTGTTCAACAAAGGCCATTGTCGCCGTACCCGAATGTATGATTGCTCTCCGTCTTCGCCTTTCTCTTTTAGTGTTATCGACATAATTAAATGTACTCAAACTCAAAATTCACAGAAGTTTCTTTGTGGATTCAGTATTCCGACTTGAAGCCGCCTTCTTCTCCAACTCCGTCAAAGCCTCAGACTTGAAAGCTAGATAGAAGCCGATGAGAGTGACCTCATGATGTCGTTTTTCGACATTCTACATTTAATCATCACtgattatctttttcttcttttgtgtagatttgttgaaatttttgttgTGAATTCAGAAGAGCATTCATGTCTTAGTTTTACTCCAATCCTTGGTAAGTTGTATGTCTCTATGTAATATGATGTTTTACATAGTTACCTATATACCCTTGAGTTAAATTATAGCATCAAAATAAGGGACTTAGGAATTATTTGTaaccctttctttttatttttgaagttttaacTAGGTTACAATGTGTgtgccattttttaaaaaattttaacgtATATTGTATATATTAGATGCCCaattggttttaattaaaaaaatcatggtttttaatgtttttatatatgatatttaattatatgcatTACAAAGAGGTTTTacattaagaaataatttttttaaaaaggtacTTAATTTTACAACTATTTTCCGTTGGTGAGAGGTAAAAAGACTCTTCaattatttaatgaataatagTGTAAAATGACACTCCTACCCTTGAATtgttattaaaacattaaaaataatatataagaaaaggCTTATTTTAGGATAAGTCTTGTTGGAGGTTTTGTTTTTGGGTCAAAAGTTTGTTGTTTAAGCTGATTGCTTTGGCAATATTCttatcaaaaatgaaataatgTTTTCTAAATATTGTTCATTGGAACTTAGCAAATTTGGTTAAATATGTCTAAATTAGTAAGatatgattaaattttaaatgagatccacttaaaaaaaaaaaataatctacatgatcttaatatatatatatatatatgatattctTTTGCTATTATTTCAACAATCACTTTCTCATTGTCTAGCAAAACACAATGGAAAGAAATATTTCCATGAATTTATCTAATTTCCATCATGAAATATAGtccattaatatttaatttagaaaGAATCTCTTATTATTAACTACTAATttctatgatttaaaaaaataaataaatccactatttatttttatgttttatttttatatttttagaatctTCACACAAtccttatttttaaacaaatattaaaaagtgaaaaatgCATTACAAGAGAACTAG
This window harbors:
- the LOC120258013 gene encoding rhodanese-like domain-containing protein 4A, chloroplastic, encoding MNSLQNPQFLGILNISPPPKLPNPRKSFPFVNPISGRLTDPSSSHISLKTFIFPFLSTPLPSFAAEVDESSGKINIESILISIDDFFNRYPFFVAGVTFIWLVAIPLFQEYVLRKCKPIMAIDAYRKFRDLPNSQLLDIRKKKSFMFMDSPNLSIFSKNTVWMEFDEENEDLFVKEVLKIFEDPGNTVLCVLDNFDGNSLKVAELLFKNGFKEAYAIEGGLRGKDGWEEIQEDLLPPSVRVYPRKKKKSKKLSQSNLNSLVKDEKASDNDQALSNNTENGYVSTMNEVPPQETSVQQRPLSPYPNYSDLKPPSSPTPSKPQT
- the LOC120258769 gene encoding integrator complex subunit 6 homolog translates to MSSGRPRIPGVPASGRRDRDEDLLLFKEMFKRERERTVSLLQPVSDEFEPSQAGNLHLYKIPSSKKGADTEEKNDYDWLKTPPATPLFPSLELEANENLANMVVHKELPILQPIKPSRFSSKNEVIKPTQRSKSPSSSSVSSSRSVTPRLRPNSMANGKKMTMTMTIPIPMPMPMPMPMNSTSSTHNINQSRTNKSINSSSIPSTPMNIKEVPTTKSRCATTLPEKIKVKQSMNRRLSCSPKMIRGITNEYDEANVKVRKMSVSEKNNNVLAVVESKMVDRGKSINSPSIPSTPMNIKEVPTESWHTTTLAGKTKVKQNMNRRLSCSPKMIRGIKSESNENNMEFWKISIQEKNNNGSMVVGSKMVDRMLNARRITDLNGEKKTMIKAQDDVKFGRIKAEASLDKTFENLDEKRSQGMRSCNLVEARTTKHRFNVENRTQLLKKKVDDKRNKFVMS
- the LOC120257938 gene encoding protein ABHD11-like, which translates into the protein MAGASHLAATRQWPGFVADGPRCVRLDRRPVIRALRRREDGAYHLGRLSLSNPRRSSSSVLRFCTRMTLVHDRVGVEEDVARVSGVLAYDLIQGSLVRWNSFMDKSVPDPPTAVLLHGILGGRKNWGSFAKRLAQEFPMWQFLLVDLRCHGDSAKIKKRGPHTVASAARDVLKLVAQLRVTPRVLVGHSFGGKVALSMVDQAAKPLARPVRVWVLDSTPGKVHAGGDGEDHPAELIDFLSRMPEQVSSKKEVVQALEQAGFSTDVAKWVVTNLRPVSSQASPTTEFSWIFDLEGISEMFKSYEETNLWKIVDDVPRGVHVNFLKAERSLHRWALEDIQRIHSAEELAADEGAGVEMHVLEDAGHWVQADNPDGLFRILSSSFQGFRMQ